A region of Mycolicibacterium brumae DNA encodes the following proteins:
- a CDS encoding cation:proton antiporter family protein → MTTVALYLLITFGLGGLAMAVRLPPLVGFLTAGFVINALHLDKVPEIEIVADLGVTLLLFAIGLKLNVRILLRKEVWLTTSVHMLISVVLGGGALWIASVLGVAMLAGQSLQTIALLAFALSFSSTVFVVKVLEERGESYSLYGRIAIGILVMQDIIAVVFLTATSGHLPSPWAIAVLAGLWPLTWVARKIWSRLGHGEMQALFGMVMAFVPGYALFTAVGLKGDLGALIMGVLLATHPSASELARSLFHIKELLLVGFFVSIGLTGLPDLPTIGVALLMVLLLPFKGIWYGISLTMMKVRYRTAMLAGLSLMNYSEFGLIVVSVGVSIGLLAPAWLVEMSIAVALSFVVSAVFNGRGHLLVEKLAARLPAQDEAKLTPEERPADAGDAEVVVIGTGRVGLATYRRLTEHYGLRVVGVDYDGPRVQLLKSEGYRVIEGDATDLDFWNRLRHSDSVRTAVLAMHRHGANVTALECLRESGFSGNVAAVARYDDEVAWAKEHGVGIAFNIYAGAGLELADQVGESDLARRAKEIGQSESS, encoded by the coding sequence GTGACAACAGTCGCGCTGTATCTGCTGATCACCTTCGGTCTGGGCGGTCTCGCGATGGCGGTGCGGCTGCCACCGCTGGTCGGATTCCTGACCGCCGGTTTCGTCATCAACGCGCTGCACCTGGACAAGGTGCCCGAGATCGAGATCGTCGCCGACCTGGGTGTCACGCTGCTGCTGTTCGCCATCGGCCTCAAGCTGAACGTGCGGATCCTGCTGCGCAAGGAAGTCTGGCTGACCACCTCGGTGCACATGCTGATCAGCGTCGTCCTGGGCGGCGGGGCGCTGTGGATCGCGTCGGTGCTCGGGGTGGCCATGCTGGCGGGCCAGAGCCTGCAGACCATCGCGTTGCTGGCCTTCGCGCTGTCGTTCTCCAGCACCGTGTTCGTGGTGAAGGTGCTCGAAGAACGCGGCGAGTCCTACTCGCTGTACGGCCGGATCGCGATCGGCATCCTCGTCATGCAGGACATCATCGCGGTGGTGTTCCTGACCGCCACCAGCGGACACCTGCCCAGCCCGTGGGCGATCGCTGTGCTGGCCGGGTTGTGGCCGCTGACCTGGGTGGCCCGCAAGATCTGGAGCCGGCTGGGCCACGGCGAGATGCAGGCGTTGTTCGGCATGGTGATGGCGTTCGTGCCCGGCTACGCGCTGTTCACCGCGGTCGGGCTCAAAGGCGACCTGGGCGCCCTGATCATGGGCGTGCTGCTGGCCACCCACCCGTCGGCCTCGGAGTTGGCGCGATCGCTGTTCCACATCAAGGAGTTGCTGCTGGTCGGCTTCTTCGTGTCCATCGGCCTGACCGGGCTGCCGGACCTGCCCACCATCGGGGTGGCGCTGCTGATGGTGCTGCTGCTGCCGTTCAAGGGCATTTGGTACGGGATCTCGCTGACGATGATGAAGGTGCGCTACCGCACCGCCATGCTCGCCGGACTCAGCCTGATGAACTACTCGGAGTTCGGCCTGATCGTGGTGTCCGTCGGCGTGTCGATTGGACTGTTGGCGCCGGCCTGGCTGGTGGAGATGTCCATCGCCGTCGCGCTGAGCTTCGTGGTGTCGGCGGTGTTCAACGGCCGCGGCCACCTGTTGGTGGAGAAGCTCGCCGCCCGGTTGCCGGCCCAGGACGAGGCCAAACTCACCCCCGAGGAGCGCCCCGCCGACGCCGGCGACGCGGAGGTCGTCGTGATCGGCACCGGCCGGGTCGGGTTGGCCACCTACCGACGTCTCACCGAGCACTACGGGTTGCGGGTGGTCGGCGTCGACTACGACGGGCCACGCGTGCAGCTGCTCAAGAGTGAGGGCTACCGGGTCATCGAGGGCGACGCCACCGACTTGGACTTCTGGAACCGGCTCCGGCATTCGGACTCGGTGCGCACCGCGGTGCTGGCCATGCACCGGCACGGCGCCAACGTCACCGCGCTGGAGTGCCTGCGGGAATCGGGCTTCAGCGGCAACGTCGCCGCCGTCGCGCGCTACGACGACGAGGTCGCCTGGGCCAAGGAACACGGCGTCGGCATCGCGTTCAACATCTACGCCGGCGCCGGGCTGGAGCTCGCCGATCAGGTCGGGGAGTCGGACCTGGCACGGCGCGCCAAGGAGATCGGGCAGTCCGAGTCCTCCTAA
- a CDS encoding DUF6498-containing protein yields MHRTALLPRLAHVTTVLAAIAVPLVGWFFGGWSGATTLVVYWAETLAICVFAWARVVAHQRLAPRRGHYRYQAPGPKSGKPSSFASGFLLTAGAFSFAHGVFMAAIIFLLHRNGYREIAEIDWRSVGLGCLSVVAFLLLDFLVDLPTLREWSFRDVELTANRGLSRVVVIHLTLILGLAGVAVTDAPDTLFGVFVVLKALTSLSWALPQWEPKTPPKWMSRVLNRVPNVRPGERFEDFWAKENTAELNRRERNDEPWT; encoded by the coding sequence GTGCATCGGACCGCACTGCTGCCTCGCCTCGCGCACGTCACCACTGTGCTGGCGGCGATTGCCGTGCCACTGGTCGGGTGGTTCTTCGGCGGGTGGTCGGGGGCGACGACGCTGGTGGTGTACTGGGCCGAGACGCTGGCGATCTGCGTGTTCGCCTGGGCGCGGGTGGTGGCGCACCAGCGGCTGGCGCCCCGGCGCGGGCATTATCGCTACCAGGCGCCCGGCCCGAAAAGCGGGAAGCCGAGCTCGTTCGCGTCCGGGTTTTTGCTGACCGCCGGCGCGTTCAGCTTCGCCCACGGGGTCTTCATGGCCGCGATCATCTTCCTGCTGCATCGCAACGGCTACCGAGAAATCGCCGAGATCGACTGGCGCAGTGTGGGTCTGGGCTGTCTGTCCGTCGTGGCCTTCCTGCTGCTGGATTTCCTGGTGGATCTGCCGACGCTGCGCGAGTGGTCCTTCCGCGACGTCGAGCTGACCGCTAACAGGGGTCTGAGCCGCGTCGTCGTCATTCACCTGACGCTGATCCTCGGATTGGCCGGCGTCGCCGTCACCGACGCGCCCGACACGCTTTTCGGGGTGTTCGTCGTGCTCAAAGCCCTCACCTCGCTGAGCTGGGCGCTGCCGCAGTGGGAGCCGAAGACGCCGCCGAAGTGGATGAGCCGGGTGCTCAACCGGGTGCCCAACGTGCGTCCCGGCGAACGGTTCGAGGACTTCTGGGCCAAGGAGAACACCGCCGAACTCAATCGGCGCGAGCGCAACGACGAGCCCTGGACCTGA
- a CDS encoding ASCH domain-containing protein, whose amino-acid sequence MLTADLRALVRETVTHARLRHNDTDHTVAGGVLTRSGRIILGLNTHHFTGGPCGEISALSNHASTHPDDPIVATAAAYGPTGSVIAPCGKCRQIFFDLDPAIRSVVRTPMGLEARPVAELLPDAFDWRTLKEPQRLYMWEGFENVIRSGVKQLTIRADDPFDVGPAALVFEKDSGEVVTIDARITEVLNTRFGALTVAHARADGFDDVAELQAGLREFYPGLSDDDPVDVISFAVADGTERS is encoded by the coding sequence ATGCTCACCGCTGACCTGCGCGCGTTGGTCCGCGAAACCGTCACGCACGCCCGGCTCCGGCACAACGACACCGACCACACCGTCGCCGGCGGGGTGTTGACCCGCTCCGGACGGATCATTCTGGGGCTCAACACCCATCACTTCACCGGCGGCCCCTGCGGCGAGATCTCTGCGCTGTCCAACCACGCCTCGACACACCCCGACGATCCGATCGTCGCGACCGCGGCCGCCTACGGGCCCACCGGGTCGGTGATCGCCCCGTGCGGCAAATGCCGGCAGATCTTCTTCGATCTCGACCCCGCCATCCGCAGCGTGGTCCGCACCCCGATGGGACTCGAGGCGCGGCCGGTGGCCGAGTTGCTGCCGGACGCCTTCGACTGGCGCACGCTCAAGGAACCGCAGCGCCTTTATATGTGGGAGGGATTCGAGAACGTGATCCGCAGCGGCGTCAAGCAACTGACCATCCGCGCCGACGACCCGTTCGACGTCGGGCCCGCGGCGCTGGTTTTCGAGAAGGACAGCGGGGAGGTCGTCACCATCGACGCGCGGATCACCGAGGTGCTCAACACCCGATTCGGGGCGCTCACCGTGGCGCACGCGCGCGCCGACGGGTTCGACGACGTCGCCGAACTGCAGGCCGGGTTGCGGGAGTTCTACCCGGGCCTGTCCGACGACGATCCCGTCGACGTCATCTCCTTCGCCGTCGCCGACGGAACGGAGCGGTCATGA
- a CDS encoding VOC family protein, with protein MAIKLENVGIAVRDLDAAIAFFTDLGLAVIGRDTVRGEWTDTAVGLDGNHAKIAMLATPDGHGHLELFEYVHPEAIETTPTLPNEIGMHRVAFSVDDIDAALEIAARHGCHPLRGVANYQDIYKLTYLRGPSGILVMLAQQLTTD; from the coding sequence GTGGCCATCAAACTTGAGAACGTCGGCATCGCTGTTCGCGACCTGGACGCCGCGATCGCGTTCTTCACCGACCTGGGCCTGGCGGTCATCGGCCGCGACACCGTCCGCGGTGAATGGACCGACACCGCGGTCGGCCTGGACGGCAATCACGCGAAGATCGCGATGCTGGCGACGCCGGACGGCCACGGCCACCTCGAGCTGTTCGAGTACGTCCACCCGGAGGCGATCGAAACCACGCCAACACTGCCCAATGAGATCGGCATGCATCGGGTCGCGTTCTCCGTTGACGACATCGACGCGGCGCTGGAGATCGCCGCGCGTCACGGCTGCCACCCGCTGCGCGGCGTGGCGAACTATCAGGACATCTACAAACTCACCTACCTGCGCGGCCCCAGCGGCATCCTGGTCATGCTCGCCCAGCAGCTCACCACTGACTGA
- a CDS encoding ABC-F family ATP-binding cassette domain-containing protein, whose amino-acid sequence MSATLVAKDVAGGYAHRVLFEHLDLTVAPGDVVGVVGANGAGKTTLLRVLAGDLAPLEGSISRTPTDAFVGWLPQEHERVLGETVGQYVARRTGCAAAASAMDAAAEALADPDAPTSAADDYALALDHWLATGAADLDDRLGAVLADLGLDQSAVAPGDALMTSLSGGQAARVGLAALLCSRFDIVLLDEPTNDLDLDGLDRLEEVVNGVRGGVVLVSHDREFLSRSVTRVLELDLAQHTNTVYGGGYDSYLEEREVARRHKREEYEEFAEKKADLVARARTQREWSSQGVRNAIRKSPDNDKIRRRAATESSEKQAQKVRQMESRIARMEEVAEPRKEWVLQFTIGAAPRSSTVVSTLNEAVVRHGDFTLGPVSIQVNAGERIGITGPNGAGKSTLLRLLLGQRIPNAGTAHLGANVAIGEVDQSRRLFSGPEPLAQRFEALTPNFTVEQVRTLLAKFGLRADHVERPVAELSPGERTRAGLALLQARGANVLVLDEPTNHLDLPAIEQLESALDSYEGALLLVTHDRRMLDNVRVDRYWRVEDGRVTEL is encoded by the coding sequence GTGAGCGCGACTCTGGTCGCCAAGGACGTTGCGGGCGGGTACGCGCACCGGGTGCTGTTCGAGCACCTGGACCTCACCGTCGCGCCGGGCGATGTGGTCGGCGTGGTCGGCGCCAACGGCGCCGGGAAGACCACTTTGCTGCGGGTGCTCGCCGGTGACCTCGCCCCACTGGAGGGGAGCATCTCCCGGACCCCGACCGACGCCTTTGTCGGCTGGCTGCCGCAGGAGCATGAGCGGGTGCTCGGTGAGACTGTTGGGCAGTACGTCGCGCGACGCACCGGATGTGCTGCCGCCGCGTCGGCGATGGACGCCGCTGCCGAGGCGCTGGCCGATCCGGACGCGCCGACATCGGCGGCCGACGATTACGCGCTCGCCCTCGATCATTGGTTGGCCACCGGCGCGGCGGACCTCGACGATCGACTCGGCGCGGTGCTGGCCGACCTCGGCCTGGACCAGTCCGCGGTGGCGCCCGGGGACGCGTTGATGACGAGTCTGTCGGGCGGGCAGGCGGCTCGGGTCGGGTTGGCAGCCCTGCTGTGCTCGCGGTTCGACATCGTGTTGCTCGACGAGCCCACCAATGATCTGGACCTCGACGGACTGGACCGGCTCGAGGAGGTGGTCAACGGTGTCCGCGGCGGTGTGGTGCTGGTTAGCCACGACCGAGAGTTCTTGTCTCGCAGCGTGACTCGGGTGCTGGAGCTCGACCTGGCACAGCACACCAACACCGTTTACGGTGGCGGGTACGACAGCTATCTGGAGGAACGCGAGGTCGCGCGTCGGCACAAGCGTGAGGAGTACGAGGAGTTCGCCGAGAAGAAGGCGGACCTGGTCGCCCGCGCGCGCACCCAACGCGAATGGTCCAGCCAAGGGGTTCGCAACGCCATCCGCAAGTCACCGGACAACGACAAGATCCGACGTCGGGCCGCCACCGAATCCAGCGAGAAGCAGGCCCAGAAGGTTCGGCAGATGGAAAGCCGGATCGCCCGGATGGAGGAGGTCGCCGAGCCTCGCAAGGAGTGGGTGCTGCAGTTCACCATCGGCGCCGCGCCCCGGTCGAGCACGGTTGTCTCGACGCTGAACGAGGCGGTGGTGCGCCACGGGGACTTCACCCTCGGACCGGTGTCAATTCAGGTGAACGCCGGTGAGCGGATCGGGATCACCGGTCCTAACGGCGCCGGGAAGTCGACGCTGCTGCGCCTGCTGCTCGGGCAGCGGATACCGAATGCCGGCACCGCGCACCTCGGCGCGAACGTCGCGATCGGCGAGGTGGACCAGTCCCGCCGGCTGTTCAGCGGTCCGGAGCCGCTGGCGCAGAGGTTCGAGGCGCTGACGCCCAACTTCACCGTCGAGCAGGTCCGGACCCTCCTGGCCAAGTTCGGGCTGCGGGCCGACCATGTGGAGCGCCCGGTGGCCGAGTTGTCGCCGGGGGAGCGCACCCGGGCGGGGCTGGCGCTGCTGCAGGCCCGAGGGGCCAATGTGCTGGTGCTCGATGAGCCGACCAACCACCTCGACTTGCCGGCGATCGAACAGCTGGAGTCGGCGTTGGACTCCTACGAGGGCGCGCTGCTGCTGGTCACCCACGACCGGCGAATGCTGGACAATGTCCGGGTTGACCGC